In a genomic window of Pseudomonadota bacterium:
- a CDS encoding DUF721 domain-containing protein, whose product MLRLNQFLVPLMQKLDLYQPCRERAALVIWPEVVGPYVAPNTAAVGIKRGVLFVRTASNAWLAELSMGYRRSFIERLNARLGEEVVKEIRFLPPPLPVAESTHEPDAPSLELQALASEDEALVEEVVAGVEAPELRHRLRRLMRRDLALRRARLRAGWRPCQRCEVLTPDGGVCVPCAEERRKARRGGIYRTLLRAPWSSPIDIKARFPDTSLHEYQQVKARLLHGLKSDVYAWSRAQPADVKLTGAMLGKALRYCMLRFGKRPHELDRRDICFALGRAIFARYPQ is encoded by the coding sequence ATGCTGCGCCTGAACCAGTTCCTCGTTCCGCTCATGCAGAAGCTCGATCTGTACCAGCCGTGTCGCGAGCGTGCGGCACTCGTCATCTGGCCTGAGGTCGTCGGCCCGTACGTCGCGCCGAACACCGCCGCCGTGGGCATCAAGCGCGGGGTGCTCTTCGTGCGCACCGCCAGCAATGCGTGGCTGGCAGAGCTCAGCATGGGGTATCGACGCAGCTTCATCGAGCGCTTGAACGCCCGTCTGGGCGAGGAGGTCGTCAAGGAGATCCGTTTCCTGCCGCCTCCGCTTCCTGTCGCTGAATCGACGCACGAGCCAGATGCGCCTTCTCTCGAGCTCCAGGCGCTGGCCAGCGAGGATGAGGCGCTGGTGGAGGAGGTGGTGGCGGGGGTGGAGGCCCCTGAGCTGCGCCATCGGCTGCGACGCCTGATGCGACGCGATCTGGCGCTTCGTCGCGCACGTCTGCGGGCAGGGTGGCGCCCTTGTCAGCGCTGCGAGGTTCTCACGCCGGACGGAGGGGTCTGCGTGCCCTGTGCCGAGGAGCGACGAAAGGCCCGTCGGGGGGGCATCTACCGGACTCTCCTGCGCGCCCCGTGGAGCAGCCCCATCGACATCAAGGCCAGGTTCCCCGACACTTCCCTGCACGAGTACCAACAGGTGAAGGCGCGGCTGCTGCACGGATTGAAGAGCGATGTGTACGCCTGGTCGAGAGCGCAGCCCGCTGATGTGAAGCTGACGGGTGCGATGCTGGGGAAAGCCCTGCGCTACTGCATGCTGCGGTTCGGCAAGCGCCCGCACGAGCTTGATCGGCGAGATATCTGCTTTGCGCTGGGCCGCGCCATCTTCGCGCGGTACCCGCAGTGA
- a CDS encoding adenylate/guanylate cyclase domain-containing protein, whose product MTELDPMLLEVWRHLATLDGDESVASTFFRRHLIDGERLIESVRENLAAVPTEPVGSAGASRRVSAKSRPQTEFNPQRHREIIERKWLSTGFVGILREPGAPARRLPLSYRQIRLGTPHTHPDIAFELAADARFEGRLELSEGGFRYRHSNGNVKMRLNGSEITDADLASGDCLQIGAYELAVQKTLEAAGELMVVSDPGAGERFVLDLGVVRIGRPGKRANDINLPSPTVSREHATITFHDDRFWIVPDSSTSPTVVNGVTVRESRALVDKDQIVLGEQILLFRTRGQVDRPRALHEVTATVLFADLRGWTTLAETTPLESLIRQLDDYYKAMGDIIQRYGGTVMAYQGDAMMAVFGAPSVHADDPWRAVASAMRMLEARATMNARWRQEGKAQLSGGIGIHTGQVVVGEIGHASRIEYVAMGDATNLAARLEQLTRDYDCSLLISDATYAAIANVVDARSLGSVTVRGRTSPTTIYRVLALRNT is encoded by the coding sequence ATGACCGAGCTCGACCCGATGCTGCTCGAGGTCTGGCGCCACCTCGCCACACTCGATGGTGACGAGAGCGTTGCGTCAACCTTCTTTCGGCGTCACCTGATCGATGGCGAACGCCTGATCGAGTCGGTGCGAGAGAACCTGGCCGCCGTGCCCACCGAGCCCGTCGGCTCGGCCGGCGCATCACGCCGGGTGAGCGCGAAATCCCGCCCGCAGACCGAGTTCAACCCCCAGCGCCATCGCGAGATCATCGAGCGCAAGTGGCTCTCCACGGGGTTCGTGGGAATCCTGCGCGAGCCCGGCGCGCCTGCGCGACGCCTTCCGCTGAGCTATCGCCAGATCAGGCTCGGAACCCCCCACACCCATCCTGACATCGCGTTCGAGCTGGCGGCAGACGCCCGCTTCGAGGGGCGGCTCGAGCTTTCCGAGGGCGGCTTCCGATACCGGCACAGCAACGGCAATGTGAAGATGCGGCTCAACGGCAGCGAGATCACCGACGCCGACCTCGCGAGCGGAGACTGCCTGCAGATCGGCGCCTACGAGCTCGCCGTGCAGAAGACCCTCGAAGCCGCTGGCGAGCTCATGGTGGTGAGCGATCCGGGCGCGGGAGAGCGGTTCGTGCTCGACCTGGGCGTGGTGCGCATCGGTCGACCGGGCAAGCGCGCCAACGATATCAACCTTCCGAGTCCGACGGTATCGCGAGAGCACGCCACCATCACCTTCCACGACGATCGGTTCTGGATCGTGCCGGACAGCAGCACCAGCCCCACGGTGGTGAACGGGGTGACGGTGCGCGAATCGCGCGCCCTCGTTGACAAGGACCAGATCGTTCTGGGAGAGCAGATCCTGCTGTTCCGCACTCGAGGGCAGGTCGACCGCCCCCGCGCCTTGCACGAGGTCACCGCCACGGTGCTCTTCGCCGACCTTCGCGGCTGGACCACGCTGGCCGAGACCACCCCCCTGGAGAGCCTCATCCGCCAGCTCGACGACTACTACAAAGCCATGGGCGACATCATCCAGCGCTATGGCGGAACCGTGATGGCCTACCAGGGAGACGCGATGATGGCGGTCTTCGGCGCCCCCTCGGTCCACGCCGACGACCCCTGGCGCGCGGTGGCCTCCGCGATGCGCATGCTCGAGGCCCGCGCCACCATGAACGCCCGCTGGCGACAGGAAGGCAAGGCGCAGCTGAGCGGCGGGATAGGCATTCACACCGGGCAGGTCGTGGTGGGCGAGATCGGTCACGCCAGCCGTATCGAGTATGTGGCCATGGGTGACGCGACGAACCTCGCCGCCCGACTCGAGCAGCTCACCCGCGACTACGACTGCTCGCTGCTCATCAGTGACGCCACATATGCAGCGATTGCGAATGTGGTCGACGCGCGCTCGCTCGGCTCGGTGACGGTGAGGGGACGCACGTCTCCCACAACCATCTACCGTGTGCTGGCCCTGCGCAACACGTGA